The Ascaphus truei isolate aAscTru1 chromosome 11, aAscTru1.hap1, whole genome shotgun sequence genome includes a window with the following:
- the GPER1 gene encoding G-protein coupled estrogen receptor 1 — MDIYSPALITCNLSSLELNRSGTCNGSMVAAGTSDINQHYFVGLFLSCLYTILLFPIGFLGNILILVVNISFREKMTIPDLYFINLAAADLILVADSLIEVFNLNEKYYDITILCTCMSLFLQINMYSSIFFLTWMSFDRYIALAKVMKSNIFRTKEHARLSCGLIWMASISATLLPFTAVQVQHTEDVHFCFADVQEIQWLEITLGFIIPFAIIGLCYSLIIRVLIRAHKHRSLRPRRQKALRMIVVVVLVFFICWLPENVFISIGLLQGRYDDADPSNRSFRHKHPLTGHIVNLAAFSNSCLNPLIYSFLGETFRDKLRLYIKDKRSMSAFNRFCQGSGKSAIPESSDHSEAKYNSGV; from the coding sequence ATGGACATATACAGCCCAGCATTAATCACTTGTAATCTCTCATCTCTGGAACTGAATCGATCAGGCACCTGCAATGGAAGCATGGTCGCGGCCGGCACCTCGGACATCAACCAACATTACTTTGTTGGCCTCTTCTTATCGTGCCTCTACACCATTCTGCTTTTCCCAATTGGCTTTTTAGGAAACATCCTGATTCTAGTTGTGAACATCAGTTTCCGGGAGAAGATGACCATTCCCGACCTGTATTTCATCAACCTGGCAGCGGCGGATCTCATCTTGGTGGCGGATTCCCTAATCGAAGTGTTCAACCTCAACGAGAAGTATTACGACATAACCATACTTTGCACCTGCATGTCCCTGTTTCTTCAAATCAACATGTATAGCAGTATCTTCTTCCTCACGTGGATGAGTTTTGACAGATACATAGCGCTGGCAAAAGTGATGAAATCCAATATATTTCGGACTAAGGAGCACGCCCGGCTAAGCTGTGGCCTCATTTGGATGGCTTCCATATCGGCcacgctcctgcctttcacagcCGTGCAGGTGCAACACACGGAGGACGTTCACTTCTGCTTTGCGGATGTCCAAGAAATCCAATGGCTGGAAATAACCTTGGGGTTCATCATTCCCTTTGCGATTATTGGACTCTGCTACTCCTTAATCATCCGTGTGTTAATAAGGGCACACAAACACAGAAGCCTTCGGCCACGCCGGCAAAAGGCTCTTCGAATGATTGTGGTGGTCGTCCTGGTGTTTTTCATATGCTGGCTGCCCGAAAATGTCTTTATTAGCATTGGACTTCTACAGGGTCGCTATGACGACGCTGATCCCAGCAACCGATCGTTCAGGCACAAGCACCCACTCACCGGACACATTGTGAACTTGGCAGCTTTCTCCAACAGCTGCCTGAACCCTCTCATTTACAGCTTTTTAGGCGAAACGTTTAGAGACAAACTGCGGCTCTACATCAAAGACAAGAGAAGCATGTCGGCGTTCAATCGCTTCTGCCAAGGATCGGGGAAGTCGGCGATTCCGGAAAGTAGCGACCATTCGGAAGCGAAATATAATAGTGGCGTATAA